Within Vibrio campbellii CAIM 519 = NBRC 15631 = ATCC 25920, the genomic segment GATTTGGATCTTTGCTTGAGCACTCTCCCACAAATGCTCGATTTTATTGAACACCACGAGCGCAATGGTGTGGTTGTTATTCATTGTAAACCAGGTAAAGATCGCACTGGTCTAGCTTTGGCAGCATATTTAATGAGGACTAAAAAACTGTCCCCTAAAGAAGCTATTGACGCAGTTAAACAGGCAAGGAATATTGCCTTTACTGCTCCAGGTTGGGACGAATTTTCGCTTAAGGTACTGAGCGCGTTGAGAAACACCTAACAAATTGTTCAAGAGGGATTCGCAACGCGTGGCATTTTCACAATGCGTTGGTTTTAGTGATTAAGGTGGTATGCAGGAGCTTCGGTATTGCGTTGCTCACCCCTTAACAAGGCGTTATTTCCGCAACGGATCTCTCAGGCTGAATGTACGTGGTTGTAGCCTAAGAGTGAAAGTGGCGGGGTAATAGGGTGGAAAAGCGGCGAAAAGGGCGAATATTGGTCATTTCCATGCTAGCCTTAAAGCGCTTTAAGCGCACCTTAATATGGCGCAGCAATTAAAGAGTGACGCTAAAGCGATTTAAGGTAGTGAGCTGCCAAATACTTCGGCTTCGATTTTTGCCTGCATACCGAAAATTTCTCGTCATATCAAAAGATTAGGCGTAAACATAGCCGACTTTAGTTGCGGAATAACAAGACGTTCAAGCCGATTCGAAACGCATTGGGGTTTTAGTGCCCAAATAGGCACGGATTTATCAGAGTTTATTTTAGGTTAGGGTGGATCTGCGTCTCTCACACCTTAACTGCGCGTTATGCAAATGAGAAAATAAAATGGATATTCTAGAACGAGTTAAATATGTATTGAGCGAGGAAGCTAAAGCTATCCAGTCTGTTCACGTGAACGACTCTTACGAAGGCGTTGTTAAGTTAATAGCAAACTGTCAGAGCAAAATTATAACAACAGGCATCGGAAAAGCTGGGCATATTGCACATAAATTTTCAGCCACATTAAGTTCAACTGGTTCTCCGTCAGTATTTCTTCATCCTGCAGAGGCCGCTCATGGTGATTTAGGAATTGTTAGCCCAAGTGACATTTTAATCGCATTTTCCACGAGCGGAAAGTCGCGAGAGGTAATCGAAATTCTAGAGCTGGCACGTCACTTAGGGGTAACACATATCATTGGTGTAACCTCTCATCCAGACTCAGAGCTGAGGCAACATTGTGAATATGTATTAGATATGGGAATGCATAAAGAAGCTTGCCCACTTGATCTCACACCAACGACCACGATTGCCGTGATGCTTGCAATCAGCGATGCAATTGCGATCTCAGTAATGGAACTTAATGGCTTCACTAAAGAACAATATGGTTTAAGACATCACGGCGGTTACTTGGGCAGAAAGGCTCGCACGGACAACGAATCACATTAGCATAACAAACTGTTTAAGAGTGATTCGCAACGCGTGGCATTTTTACTATGCGTTGGTTTTAGTGATTAAGGTGGTATGCTGAGGCATCGGTATTGCGTTGCTCACACCTTAACATGGCGTTATGTGTATGATGATTCGGAGATAGAATGACGTATATCTATGACTGGTTTAGCTTCCCACAATATTTTTCGGTCTCTTGTCCTAAATGCGGCGCAGAAGCAAGAGCTAACGAATTACCAAACCTTAAGAATGTAAATAATCAGGTTGTTCGTTATAAACCCGAAGTAGTTAGCGGGTCGTTTAAATGTGAAGTATCGTGCTTGAAGTGTGGTTATCAAAGTGACTCTACTAACATTCACTGGGCTGATGATGCATATTGGCGATTTGATGTAAGAGGTAAAGTACTTTGGGCATGGTCAAAAGAGCATGCTCTTGCTATACGGGATTATCTCGCATCAACTGATCGTCGCGAAGACGAGTTTGGAATATATAGAATCTCATTACTGCATCTTCCGAAACATTTTAAATTATCGAAACATAGGACTGCGGCGGTGAAATCCATAAACAATGTCATTGCCCAATACACATAACAAACTGTTCAAGAGGGATTCGCAACGCGTGGCATTTTTACTATGCGTTGGTTTTAGTGTTTAGGGTGGTATGCGGCGGCTTCAGTATTGCGTTGCTCACCCCTTAACAGGGCGTTATGTGGTTGGAGAAAAATTATGAATCCATCAGCGGTTCTTGTTCATGTCCCAGATGTAGCGAAAGGGCTTGAATGGTACAAGAAAGCTTTTCCAGAAGCCGTACCGGTTTACCATCCTGACTTTGACTTCACAGCGCTTGATATAAATGGTTTCTCACTAGAAATAGTCCAAGCAGACAAAAAGGTTGGTGCTGGTAAAAGTGGCACAGTTGTTTACTGGTCAGTAGATAACTTATGTGTTGCCCTGGCTCATTTTGAAGAACTCGGTGCGTGCCTTTATCGTGGACCAATGGAAATTGAAGATGGGCTTTCAATGTGCCAAGTTGAGGACCCATTTGGAAATTTAATAGGACTACGTGGGAAAACCACATAACAAATTGTTCAAGAGGGATTCGCAACGCGTGGCATTTTTACTATGCGTTAGTTTTAGTGTTTAAGGTGGTATGCGGCGGCATCGGTATTGCGTTGCTCACCCCTTAACAAGGCGTTAGTTGGTTCAAGGAGTTGAAGCTATGTATAAACAATCGGAAGTTAACAAAGCATTGATAACCATCCTTTTGATTCTCAGTGCGATTATAGTTTTTACCTCTAGTTATATCGGAGTTGTGCTCATAGCTCTGGCAATCAACTTTGTTATAGGAACATTGTTTTACTCGATGACGATCGAAGTAAATGGGAATAAAGTTGGCTGGTATTTTGGTCTTGGGTTTCTTCGTAAGGAAGTCGAAGTTTCAAGCATTACAGAAGTTTCAATTTATGAAACTAAGTGGTATCAGGGCATCGGAGTTCGTATGTTAAAGGACGGCTGGCTGTACAATGCTTCAGTAGGTAAAGCCCTTAAATTAAAGTTGTCTAGTGGCAAAAATATTTACCTTGGATGCAAAGACGTTGAAGGTCTTCAGTTAGCCTTGGCATCCACCAACTAACAAACTGTTTAAGAGTGATTCGCAACGCTTGGCATTTTTGCTATGCGTTGCGTTTAGTGTTTAAGGTGGTATGCGGTAGCTTCGGCATTGCGTTGCTCACACCTTAACAGGGCGTTAGCAATCTTAGGAGGGATGGTGTGCAACATTTTAAGGGGTGCAAGTTAGTTGTTAAGTGTAACGACCAAATTATCACCTATAAAAGAGATAATATTTCTTCCATCTCATATCCGAATTACTGGGATTTACCTGGTGGCGGCCGTGAAGGGAACGAAACTCCAGAGGATTGTGCACTCAGAGAGCTCAAAGAAGAATTCGGGATCGAACTGTGCCCATCGCGTATTCATTACAAGCAAAAAGTAGATAGTCATACAGGTTTTGGTTATGCGTATTTTCTTGCTGTGACGATAACCGAAAGTGAGTTACGTGAAATTCAGTTTGGTGATGAGGGGCAATATTGGAAGCTTATGGACATAGAAGCGTACTTAGCCCTCCCAGACGCTGTGCCATCTAACCAGCAAAGATTGAGAGGCTATCTCGACCTCTGAGTTCTTATTGCTAACAAGGCGTTCAAGACGGATTCACAACGCTTGGCGATTTCAGTTCAAGTCAGGTTCAGTGTTTAAGGTGCAATGTTTAGGTTTGGTGGTTGGCGTTGCTCACCACTTAACGCGGCGTTATGCTCAAAGAGAAAGCGATGAAATTGTTTGAAAAGGTCATTATTAAAAGTGCGCTCGATACTCTTTCGATTGACTGGGAAACTATTGTTAATAGTGTAGATCTTAATCAGCAGATTTATTTTACCGGTGCTGGGTACTTTTTGACGCTAAAGTCCCGTTCAATACCCATAGACAGACATGTTGTTTCAGAACCTGTATTTGTAGGAAAACTAGGCAATGTTGATGTTGGGTTTATCGTAATAATTGAAAACAACGAGCTGACACTTGAATGCTATACCTATGGTGAAACGATTACCGCTAAAGATAGGGATAACAAGTTTCGGTGCCCTCTTGCAGAATGAGCATAACAAACTGTTCAAGAGGGATTCGCAACGCGTGGCATTTTTACTATGCGTTGGTTTTGGTGTTTAACTTGGTTTGCGGCGGCTTCTGTATTGCGTTGCTCACCCCTTAACAGGGCGTTAGCTTTCAAGGAGGAAAATTGAGCGCAAGTGACTATATCAAAGAGGTTCGTTCTAAGATTGGAACGATGCCACTTCTTATCCCCGGCGTTGCGGGTGTCATTTTAAATGAAAATAAAGAGCTACTACTTCAGCAAAAATCAGATGGCACATGGACCCTTCCTGCCGGAATGATCGAACCTCAAGAGTCGCCAGTGCAAGCATTGATCAGGGAAGTTCGCGAGGAAACGGGTTTGGCTGTAAAAGTAGATCGCCTACTTGGTGTATTCGGTGGTGAGGGTTTTGGTTTTACATACCCAAATGGTGATCAAGTTGAATACACAGTTATCATGTTCAAATGTGTAGTAGAAAGTTGTTCTCAATCCGCACTCGATGATGAAACGGTATGCCTTAAATGGTTTTCAAAAGGTAATATGCCAAGGCTTGAGCTGCCTTACCCGTTGGATTGTTTATTTGCAGAAAATGATTCAGTGTACTTCGTTGGCTAGAAAGCTAACAAATTGTTCAAGAGTGATTCGGCACGCGTGGCATTTTTACTATGCGTTAGTTTTAGTGGTTAAGGTGGTATGCGGAGGCATCGGCATTGCGTGCCTCACACCTTAACAAGGCGTTATATGCTAGGAGGAAGAATTGGACAAAATCATTATTTCACACCTAGTTGATAGTGATCGAAGTGCTGTATTTGACTTGCTCCAAAACGAGCAGACTATGAAGTTTTTGGGACCAAGAAGACCTTTGACTGATGGAGAAGCTGAGGCTTGGTTTGTTAATGAGCAACAATCAGAAACCAGATTTGCGTTCAGGTCTGTTGAAAATAACGAAATTGTTGGCTTTTGTGGAGTTACGCTACTTGATGCTGAGCTAGACTTTGGGTATTTCATTCGTCATAAGTTTTGGGGGCAAGGACTAGCTGTTTTAATGTGCAAGCTGGCAATATTTAAATTGGCTCAAACCATCGACTTAACCCAAGTGAAAGTGTTTATAGCTTCAGATAATGTGGGTAGCCAAAAAGTAGCGCATAAACTGGGTTGGCAAATAAAGAGTGCAGCCAAGAATGAATTTGAGTCAGGGCACTTGTATCAAATTCGCATATAACAAGGCGTTTAAGACGGATTCACAACGCTTAGCGATCTCAGTTTAAATTGAATTTAGTGTCTAAGGTACAATAGTTTAGGTTTGGTGGTTGGCGTTGTTCACCACTTAACGCGGCGTTAGAGCGCAGGAGAAAAAAGTATGAACATGACCGATATAGTTGAATACATTTCATATCTTATCGCCGGCATTATTATCGCTCCTTTCGGCTTCATGCTGTTTAGAGAATTCATCGGTAAAGATCGCAAGACAGTTACAGATGAAGTCAAATCGACAGTAGGTGATGAATCGAGAAAGTTTCTGGGTGGTAGGTATGGTGATGCTGTTGTAGGTCAATTTGTTGAGTTTAAACTGATAATAGCGATAGGCTTGCCAGTAGTACTATTTCTAGGAGTTTCTTCCTTGGTTAATTCTCTTTTGAAAGTTCTGTTCAACCTGTGAGTTGCGCTCTAACAAACTGTTCAAGAGGGATTCGCAACGCGTGGCATTTTTACTATGCGTTGGTTTTAGTGTTTAAGGCGGTATGCGGCGGCATCGGTATTGCGTTGCTCACCCCTTAACAGGGCGTTAGCTGCAATCGGTATTTTGGAGATTAAAAATCAGATGTATAAACTAGAAATTTTTTGCACACCTGAGCAACAAGGCCTAGTTCTAAGTACTTTACATGAGTCAAGTGTCGATAAAATCGGAAACTATGATCACTGCTGGGCTATTGGGTCGGTTACAGGGTCTCACCGAGCTCTCTATGGCTCAACTCCCATATTTGGAGATAAGGGGAAAGTGGAAAACTACCCACTGTTAAAAGTAGAAATTAACGTGGCCAAGAGCCAAGTTAAACCCATAGTTGAACAGATACGAGTGTGCCTCGGTTGGGAAGAGCCTTTAGTGAATGTCTTCAAAGTTTATAACTTAGAGTTTGATCTTTGACGGTGGAATTTGCAGCTAACAAACTGTTCAAGAGGGATTCGCAACGCGTGGCATTTTCAATATGCGTTGGTTTTAGTGGTTAAGGTGGTCTGCGGCGGCTTTGGTATCTCGTTGCTCACCCATTAACAGGGCGCTAGCAAACAAGGCGGAAATATGGAAATCCGAAAATATAGTAGTAAGTATCGAGCGCAATGTATTGAAGCGTTTGAAAGTAATATTGGTCAATACTTTGATTCATCAGAGCGTGTAGAATTTATCGAATATCTTGATGCTTTATCTGAAAGTTCTGAATACTATGTTTGCCTTGAAAGCGACAGTGAGAAATTGCTTGGTTGTGGTGGTGTCGGGTTAAAGTCATCAGTTGCTTCTTTGGCTTGGGGCTTGGTCCATAAAGAACTTCATGGTCAAGGTATAGGAACACAGTTAACTGACTTACGACTGTCTTATATAAAGAACAATACCTCATTGCATAAGGTGAAAATCGAAACATCCCAACACACTCAAGGTTTCTACGAGAAACGTGGTTTTACAGTAACCAAAACCATCCCAAACGGTTTTGGTGCAGGAATTGATTGTGTGGTAATGGAGTTATGCATAAGTCGTTGAGTTTGTTTGCTAACAAAGCGTTTAAGACGGATTCCCAACGCTCGGCATTTTCGGTTTGATTCAGCTTTAGTGTTTACGTCACAATGGTTTAGGTGTGGTGGTCTGCGTTGCTCACCACTTAACGCGGCGTTAGCAGTCAAGGATGAATATGAAACAAAACTATCAAGTTCATGAAGACATGTATGTTGAAGCTCTCCAAGCTGGCTGGAAAGGTTGGGGTGGCAACGAGCGAATGTCTAAAGCAGTTTTAGTGGAGCGTTTTCTCGAGCTATTTAAACGACCTGTGCAAGGTAAACTGCTCGAATTAGGTTGCGGTGATGGACATCATTGCAGAGCCTTCCAGAAGTTGGGCTTTGAGGTGACAGGTATAGATATTTCACCAACCGCAATCGAATGGGCAAAGGAAAAAGCCAGAGCAACAGGAGTCGAGGGTAATTATTATTTAGCGGACCTAACGGTAGCGTCTCTTGAACTTCCAGAACGTTATGATGTTGTTATTGACGGTAATTGCTTGCATTGCATTATCGGTGCAGATCGAGTCATATTCTTGAGTCATGTTTATCGTTCACTGTCTGAAAACGGGGTGTTTTTTGTCAGTAGCTTGTGCTCTAAAAATGAAATGAGCTATGAAACTTATAGAGATGGCAGTCCATATCGTCATGTTACCTCTGAAAATGATCTAGTTGTTGAACTAGAGAAAGCAGGGTTCCAAGTGCTTCATGTCAGTGTTTATGAGCGTGAAAGTTCAAACCACATAACGGTGTATGCGATAAAAGCATAATTTTGAGCAGAAAAACTGCTAACAAATTGTTCAAGAGTGATTCGGCACGCGTGGCATTTTTACTATGCGTTGGTTTTAGTGGTTAAGGTGGTATGCGGAGGCTTCGGTATTGCGTGCCTCACACCTTAACAAGGCGTTATGTGCTTTGGTGTTCGTGTTGTTTAGATGTGCATGCAAGTCAATTTAAATTAGTAAAAGGAATTACTATGTCCAAAAAGGAATCGGATAAAAGTACAGCACTTAAGTTGGGTTTGTTCATGGCTGGCTCGGTATTTGGTGCAGTCTTGTATATCTTTTTTGCATTTCCAGCATCTTGATTGTTCGGGTTACTAAGTGTTGTCGGTTGGGTAGCCACGGTTAGGCTCAAGCTACATGTAGGGATAGAATGTTGTTGCCATCGTATACGTCATTGTCACACTTCTTATGGTTAAAGTGCTTTTAAAGAAGAAAGTCTCCAAAAGTGTACTTTTTTATTTCGCACTTGAACTTTATTTTGGTGCAGTTGCGGTCGCCTCTTATATCGATTAGCTGTTCTGTTAGCAAAGGTATTCAGTTTAAGCACGCACATAACAAGAGACTATGGCGTCAATAGTTAATTTTTGACGCTATCTTGTTGCTTGAGGGTAAAACGTTTTATTCCATTGCCAAGAGTCTTTGCCACACTTAATCGAGAGTTCACCACGTACACGCCCAAGCAAGAACCACCACTTATTGACGACTTGCCGAAATCATGTATTTCTAAAACCTGCGTCGTAGACGATGATAGGTGTGCCACCTTTTGGGAGCAGAGATTGCAGCTTATCGAGAAAGTGATGGTGGCTCTTGGGTGAGTTATAGCTTTTGTACTCAAATGCCTGCTCATAAAGTGTGACGGCGCGTGCTTTGACAGATACCGAAGCGCGTAATGTCATATAGCGCAGTTGTTCTCGAACATAAGACCAATCAACCAGTACCACCGAAAATGGATTGGCATGTGTAATAAAGGAGGCATGCCATCTATATATGGATTCTTTTTCACGATGTAGATTGCGATTACCAAGCAGTCGGCCGATACGTTTGATGGCATGTTTCACTGTGGTATCAGTATCGAGAGCTCTTCCAATTTTAGTGAGTGTTAGAACAGAGCCATCAAGAACCGCTTTGGTTGCAAGCATTAGAGATCTAAGTCGTTTTTTGTGAATTTCAGGGCATTGATTCTCTATAGTTTGCTGTAGAATTTGAATATCGCGCATCGTTAGGGCTCCCTATTAAATCCATTTAATCAGGTGTGTTTTTGGCGAAATTCATTCGATCAGAATGAGTGGTACTCGTCTACTCATTGTTTTATATGAAATTATGAGGGGATTCATAATAACAGGGTGTTATATGCCACTTTGAGATTATAGGGAAAATCATGCAATTGGAACTAGATGGCTACTATCTTCGTTCACTGGATGTGGAAGATAAGGAAGCATTTTACAAGTGGTCTCGTGACCGTGAAGTTACACTTTATAGTCTTTCTTCATACGCGTATCCTCAATCAAAATCAGATATCGAGGAATGGCTTTTATCCATAAATTCAGATCCTAAAAATATATCTTTCGGTATATGTAGCACCGAAAATGATCAGCTACTTGGGTATGCTGGTATATCTGGGATCAGTACTCTAAATCGTAGCGGTGAATACTTCATTCTTATTGGAGAAAAAAGTTATTGGGGTAAGGGGGTTGGTACATCAGTAACAAAAATCGTAACAGATTACGCTATACGAACTCTTGGTTTGCACAGAGTTCAGCTTACAGCAAGCTCTCTTAATTACGGTGCGATTAAGGCTTATGAAAATGCAGGTTATAAACATGAGGGCGTGATGCGACAATCAGGTTTTCGTAATGGTGAATTTGTCGATAAAGTACTGATGTCAGTTCTGTCTACAGAGTGGTTATTGATATAAAAAAATATTTAAGGATTCAAGATACTTTTTCTAATCCAATTTGGGCACGTTAGAATCCATACCCCAACGTGCTTTTGTCCAAAGCTTCTCAGGTCGAGTTTTTTAGCCGATGCACTTCCTAGCTCAAAAGTGTGTTTAGTGCTTTTACTCATTCGTATTCTGTATATGATATTTGCCTTAATAAAAGTTATTCATGTCAGCTGTAGTTCGCTTTAATCACCCTTGTTATTAGATCAATCAACTTTTCCTTCACGTTGTCAGTTGCTGCTTGTGAACGATGAACTTGAACGCCAATATTTCCCAATTCTGGTAATCCTTTTTTGATGATTTCGAGGTGAGCTGGACAACCCATGCTCGTTCGAACTGTAATACCTATTCCCGCGTGTACAGCAGGCCAGACACCACCGAGACTTTGGCTTTGGTATACAACTTTCCATTTTATTCTTTCAGCATCCAACGCTTCTATGGCTTTCTGTTTAAAAAGGCAATTTGGCTCAACCACTACCAATGGTAAAGGTATATTTTTTTCGAGAAAATGACCGAGGGGGAAATCTGGTGAGGATACCCAATGTACTGGAGTATGGGCAATGGTATCAGAGTATGGAGTTCGCTTAACGCCTTGCCAAGTAACAGATATATCGAGTGAACCATCTTCAATAGCCGATATTAGTCCAGCGTACCTCTCGATCATTGTATTCATATGAATTTGTTCATTAATGCGACTAAAGCGTCCAAGGCATTCGGTGAGAATTTCTTCTGCAAAATCTTCTTGTAACCCAACATTTACTGTGCCTTGCAAATCAACGCATCTTAAGGTTTCCAACACTTCATCGTTCAGAGCAAGCATTCTCTTTGCGTAGCTCAATAAATACTCTCCTTGCTCAGTTGGTAATAGATATCGGCCCTCTTTCTTTACTAGTGTGGAATCAGTCTGCATTTCTAGTTTTTTCAAATGTGCACTTACAGCAGATGTTGACTTGTGTTGATGTTTTGCCGCGAGGGCAAAGCTTTTATATTCAATGCCAAGTACGAATGTTTTTAGAGCCTGAAGATCCAATACCGTATCTTTCATATCACTGAATGTCCCAAAATTGTGAATTTATTGTCCTGAATGTTTTGATTTTTCGAATTGTCTGCAGATGTCATTATAAACATCGGTTTTGAAATCGGAAGTAATGGAATGACTAATAACCAAGATAAATTAACGATTACCCCGAGGCTAAACGAGTTAACTAAAAATGTACTGTCGGGTGACGCTTACAAACCTAGCCTTGTTAGGAAGGCTTAAAGAATTGCCCCCGCACATAGATCTCGCAACAACTTACGGGATCACTAACAGAGAATTCAAAGAAACGTTAACTCATTTGGCTTTTTATGTTCGGTGGTTTGCAACTGACAGTGTGATTAAGCGTGTAAGTAACGCCGTTAGCTTAGATAGAGTATTCAGTAAATAGGAGATAGAAATGATCGCTATGCAATATAAAGTAGTTCTTCCATCTGATTATCCGATGGAGTCTATTGAGAAAAGAATTCAAGAAAAAGGTCACCTTTTTGATGGGGTTCCAGGGTTAATTTTGAAGGCTTTTCTATATTCACGTAAAGATGCTAAAAGTTATGAAAATCCTATAAATAGTTATGCGCCTTTTTATGTTTGGAGAGATCATCATGCAATGGCCTCATTTCTTCAAAGTGATGGTTTTAAAGCGGTTTGTGAACATTTTGGTCGCCCGAAGGTTGAAGTATGGTATGTTGATGAGGAGCCAACGGTGCCGACCTCTCAACACTCCCTTGCGTGCATTTATAAGAATCTGAGTCAGCCTAAAGATGTTCACGGACTAAACTATACTTCGTGGGAAACAATTGGGGTGACGTGGTTGAGTAGTTCTGACGGCATTAATGATAGCAGGGGAGAAGTTTACTCTGTGGGCTATGTTGCTCATGGTCAAAATGATACTTAGTTAGAAGTTCTAACGCGCTGCTCCCAAAAACTAAAAGACTGCAATTTGCACTTATGGCACTTCTCAACTCGAGAGTGCCGCGAGAGAGACTCAAAATGATAGAACCTGCGTTTTGTATACGATCAGTTAAACCAACATAGATCGGCGACC encodes:
- a CDS encoding protein-tyrosine phosphatase family protein, whose amino-acid sequence is MQQLFFIEKSVAGRCGPDNCMWDLNELYNNNVVAILSVNDGEMVHVSLLDSLGIAYKNIPLSSNAPPLDGDLDLCLSTLPQMLDFIEHHERNGVVVIHCKPGKDRTGLALAAYLMRTKKLSPKEAIDAVKQARNIAFTAPGWDEFSLKVLSALRNT
- a CDS encoding KpsF/GutQ family sugar-phosphate isomerase; translation: MDILERVKYVLSEEAKAIQSVHVNDSYEGVVKLIANCQSKIITTGIGKAGHIAHKFSATLSSTGSPSVFLHPAEAAHGDLGIVSPSDILIAFSTSGKSREVIEILELARHLGVTHIIGVTSHPDSELRQHCEYVLDMGMHKEACPLDLTPTTTIAVMLAISDAIAISVMELNGFTKEQYGLRHHGGYLGRKARTDNESH
- a CDS encoding VOC family protein — its product is MNPSAVLVHVPDVAKGLEWYKKAFPEAVPVYHPDFDFTALDINGFSLEIVQADKKVGAGKSGTVVYWSVDNLCVALAHFEELGACLYRGPMEIEDGLSMCQVEDPFGNLIGLRGKTT
- a CDS encoding NUDIX hydrolase codes for the protein MQHFKGCKLVVKCNDQIITYKRDNISSISYPNYWDLPGGGREGNETPEDCALRELKEEFGIELCPSRIHYKQKVDSHTGFGYAYFLAVTITESELREIQFGDEGQYWKLMDIEAYLALPDAVPSNQQRLRGYLDL
- a CDS encoding NUDIX domain-containing protein yields the protein MSASDYIKEVRSKIGTMPLLIPGVAGVILNENKELLLQQKSDGTWTLPAGMIEPQESPVQALIREVREETGLAVKVDRLLGVFGGEGFGFTYPNGDQVEYTVIMFKCVVESCSQSALDDETVCLKWFSKGNMPRLELPYPLDCLFAENDSVYFVG
- a CDS encoding GNAT family N-acetyltransferase is translated as MDKIIISHLVDSDRSAVFDLLQNEQTMKFLGPRRPLTDGEAEAWFVNEQQSETRFAFRSVENNEIVGFCGVTLLDAELDFGYFIRHKFWGQGLAVLMCKLAIFKLAQTIDLTQVKVFIASDNVGSQKVAHKLGWQIKSAAKNEFESGHLYQIRI
- a CDS encoding GNAT family N-acetyltransferase produces the protein MEIRKYSSKYRAQCIEAFESNIGQYFDSSERVEFIEYLDALSESSEYYVCLESDSEKLLGCGGVGLKSSVASLAWGLVHKELHGQGIGTQLTDLRLSYIKNNTSLHKVKIETSQHTQGFYEKRGFTVTKTIPNGFGAGIDCVVMELCISR
- a CDS encoding class I SAM-dependent methyltransferase, which translates into the protein MNMKQNYQVHEDMYVEALQAGWKGWGGNERMSKAVLVERFLELFKRPVQGKLLELGCGDGHHCRAFQKLGFEVTGIDISPTAIEWAKEKARATGVEGNYYLADLTVASLELPERYDVVIDGNCLHCIIGADRVIFLSHVYRSLSENGVFFVSSLCSKNEMSYETYRDGSPYRHVTSENDLVVELEKAGFQVLHVSVYERESSNHITVYAIKA
- a CDS encoding GNAT family N-acetyltransferase codes for the protein MQLELDGYYLRSLDVEDKEAFYKWSRDREVTLYSLSSYAYPQSKSDIEEWLLSINSDPKNISFGICSTENDQLLGYAGISGISTLNRSGEYFILIGEKSYWGKGVGTSVTKIVTDYAIRTLGLHRVQLTASSLNYGAIKAYENAGYKHEGVMRQSGFRNGEFVDKVLMSVLSTEWLLI
- a CDS encoding LysR substrate-binding domain-containing protein; the encoded protein is MKDTVLDLQALKTFVLGIEYKSFALAAKHQHKSTSAVSAHLKKLEMQTDSTLVKKEGRYLLPTEQGEYLLSYAKRMLALNDEVLETLRCVDLQGTVNVGLQEDFAEEILTECLGRFSRINEQIHMNTMIERYAGLISAIEDGSLDISVTWQGVKRTPYSDTIAHTPVHWVSSPDFPLGHFLEKNIPLPLVVVEPNCLFKQKAIEALDAERIKWKVVYQSQSLGGVWPAVHAGIGITVRTSMGCPAHLEIIKKGLPELGNIGVQVHRSQAATDNVKEKLIDLITRVIKANYS
- a CDS encoding DUF4865 family protein gives rise to the protein MIAMQYKVVLPSDYPMESIEKRIQEKGHLFDGVPGLILKAFLYSRKDAKSYENPINSYAPFYVWRDHHAMASFLQSDGFKAVCEHFGRPKVEVWYVDEEPTVPTSQHSLACIYKNLSQPKDVHGLNYTSWETIGVTWLSSSDGINDSRGEVYSVGYVAHGQNDT